The Streptomyces noursei ATCC 11455 sequence AGCGGGGCGACCGGCTGCGCCGCGGCGCCCGGGTACCCGTGGCCCGGGGTCGGCTGGGAGGGCGCGGCCGGAAGTGCGGGCAGCGCCGAGGGGAGCGCCGGCAGCGAGGAGGAGCCGGTGTCCCAGGGCGACGGGTTTACGCGGATCGGGGCGATCTGCGGAGTACCCCGCTCTGCGACAAGGCTGTCGTAGATGGGGGTGTCCGGGAAGGAAGGCGATGCGTAGTAGCCGCCGCTGTAAGTGGAGCGGGGGGAGGTCATGCCTCATAAGTTAAGCCCACGATGTGTCGATTGGGGAGCCTGACAAGAGGGTTGTTTTACGGGTTCGGAGCGGCCCCGGGTCACCAAACCGAGCGAACTTGTGAAAATCGGTCGCGATCGCCCGTAGGGATCGTGTAAAGACCTCCCTTCCCGCAGATGAACAGTGGGCGTTCGGGGCGTTCCCGGCCAAGTAGGTTGGTGGGGGCCACCGGTGACGGGGCACGAGGCCACCAGGACGACAGGAAGGCGCGGCGATGTCGATGCTCAAGGGCGGCAATGTCCCGGTTCCGGCGCCGGCGGTCCGGGTGGAGCTGGGCTGGCGGCCGGCCCCCGGGGCGCCGGACGTGGACGCCTCCGCGCTGCTGCTGGTGTCCGGCAGGGTCCGCGACGACGCCGACTTCGTCTTCTACAACCAGCCCGCGCACGCCTCCGGCGCGGTGCGCCACGAGGGCAAGCGCCCGGCCGGCGGGGCGATGACCGACACCCTCCGCGTGGACCTCGCCGCCGTCGAGCCCGCCGTCGAGACCGTGGTCCTGGCCGCCTCCGCCGACGGCGGCAGCTTCGGCGCCGTGCCGGGCCTGTACGTACGGGTGCTGGACGCGGGCAGCGGCGCCGAACTGGCCCGGTTCGACAGTCGGGACGCCGGCACCGAGACCGCCTTCGTGCTCGGCGAGCTCTACCGCCGCCAGGGCGGCTGGAAGTTCCGCGCGGTGGGGCAGGGGTACGCCACCGGGCTCGCGGGGCTGGCCACGGACTTCGGCATCAGCGTGGCGGACGGGCCCGCGCCCGCGCCGCCGCCTCCGGTCGCGCCCCCGATCGCCCCGCCGCCCGCGGCTCCCGCGCCGGCTCCCGTCCGGCTGACGAAAGTCACCCTCACGAAGGACGCCCCGGCCGTCTCGTTGACGAAGCAGGGTGGCACGTCCGGAGCGATGCGGGTCAACCTCAACTGGAGCGCGGGCGGGGCCGGCAAGCGCCTCGGCAAGAAGTTCGGCCGCAGGGCGATGGAGGCACTGGGCGCCCGCGGCGCGCTGCTGCCACCCTCCGGCGACCTCGATCTCGACCTGTGCGCGCTATACGAACTCACCGACGGCACGGCCGGCGTGGTGCACCCGCTCGCCCAGGCTTTCGGCGACCTGCACGCCCCGCCCTACATCCAGCTCGACCGGGACGACCGCACCGGCGCCGTCGCGACCGGCGAGAACCTGACCATCAACCTCGACCACCAGGCCCGCTTCCGGCGCATCCTGATCTTCGTGACGATCTACTCCGGCGCCCGCAGCTTCGAGGGCCTGGACGCCACCGTCACCCTCCAGCCGCAGCACGGCGCCCCGGTCGAGTTCACGCTCGACGCCTGCACGGTGCCGGCCACCGTGTGCGCACTGGCCCTGATCACCCACACCGGCGGCGAACTCGTCGTCCAGCGCGAGGCCCGCTACCTCGTCCCCGCGCCCGGCGTCAGCCCCCAGCGCACCGTCGACCACGCCTACGGCTGGGGCCTGAACTGGTCCCCGGCCAGCAAGTGACCGCTCACGGCGCCCCGTAGGTGCGGCCCTTCCAGGCCGCGCCGCGCCCCCGGTAGTGCTGCACGGCCGAGTCCACGGTCATCAGGAGGTAGAGCAGCGCGGTGAACGGGAGCAGCGGTGCCGCCCACGGCGGCTGCCGGTAGTAGCGCAGCATCGGCAGATAGGTCCCGCACATCACCGCCCAGGCCGCGCCGCCCGGCGCCGCCACCACCGGGTCACCGGCCGCGAGGCCGGCCAACAGGGCGGCCGGCGGCGCCAGATAGACCAGTGTCAGCCCCAGGACCGTGCCCAGCAGGAGCAGCGGCCGGTGCCGGAGCTGGGCGTAGGCGCTGCGGGACACCATCCGCCACAG is a genomic window containing:
- a CDS encoding DUF6643 family protein translates to MTSPRSTYSGGYYASPSFPDTPIYDSLVAERGTPQIAPIRVNPSPWDTGSSSLPALPSALPALPAAPSQPTPGHGYPGAAAQPVAPLQHTPAPYIPQQAGTRGYPPPQQYQRPAPGTGYEAMRPAAPVAPRPGSPFDDPGYGRQYPRGY
- a CDS encoding TerD family protein codes for the protein MSMLKGGNVPVPAPAVRVELGWRPAPGAPDVDASALLLVSGRVRDDADFVFYNQPAHASGAVRHEGKRPAGGAMTDTLRVDLAAVEPAVETVVLAASADGGSFGAVPGLYVRVLDAGSGAELARFDSRDAGTETAFVLGELYRRQGGWKFRAVGQGYATGLAGLATDFGISVADGPAPAPPPPVAPPIAPPPAAPAPAPVRLTKVTLTKDAPAVSLTKQGGTSGAMRVNLNWSAGGAGKRLGKKFGRRAMEALGARGALLPPSGDLDLDLCALYELTDGTAGVVHPLAQAFGDLHAPPYIQLDRDDRTGAVATGENLTINLDHQARFRRILIFVTIYSGARSFEGLDATVTLQPQHGAPVEFTLDACTVPATVCALALITHTGGELVVQREARYLVPAPGVSPQRTVDHAYGWGLNWSPASK